Proteins encoded together in one Drosophila albomicans strain 15112-1751.03 chromosome 2R, ASM965048v2, whole genome shotgun sequence window:
- the LOC117576489 gene encoding chaperone protein DnaJ — protein sequence MITHTRRNFLASFRYISHHSRPRYPILNSRKNYYDVLNVPINSSIAEIKQAYIKLSKKYHPDGNSSTRNSGEFVKVCEAYKVLYKRASRQSYDDRLRSQFYMVPPMDVSFTSKNVHNSWKKYQASMRSKQFGRNLPNFHGSSIFQKKLRAIKNNSSITVIPRIVPDNLGGDAHDVRISYPFNSSDYKWNLKFIYYLTGFSVIGALLVTNCMKKRKRHSEILSYNAFVEI from the coding sequence atgATTACCCACACTCGCAGAAACTTCTTGGCGTCATTTCGCTATATTTCGCATCACTCTAGACCACGCTATCCGATTTTGAACTCCAGAAAGAATTATTATGATGTGCTCAATGTGCCCATAAATAGCAGCATTGCGGAAATCAAACAAGCCTACATAAAGCTATCGAAAAAGTATCATCCCGATGGTAATAGTTCGACAAGGAATTCTGGAGAGTTTGTTAAAGTCTGCGAGGCTTATAAAGTGCTCTACAAGCGCGCTTCGCGTCAGAGTTACGATGATCGCTTAAGATCGCAATTTTATATGGTCCCACCCATGGATGTAAGCTTTACTAGCAAGAATGTGCACAACTCTTGGAAGAAGTATCAGGCATCTATGCGGAGCAAGCAGTTTGGACGCAATCTCCCCAATTTTCATGGATCCAGCATCTTTCAGAAAAAGCTACGGGCAATCAAGAATAATTCTTCAATAACAGTAATTCCACGAATAGTTCCTGACAACCTGGGAGGAGATGCTCACGATGTTCGCATCTCGTATCCCTTCAATAGTTCGGATTATAAGtggaatttgaaattcatttattatttgacgGGATTTAGCGTAATTGGGGCACTTCTTGTTACTAATTGCATGAAAAAACGTAAACGTCACTCAGAAATTCTTTCTTATAACGCTTTTGTTGAGATATAA